The Epinephelus lanceolatus isolate andai-2023 chromosome 11, ASM4190304v1, whole genome shotgun sequence genome window below encodes:
- the vtnb gene encoding vitronectin b: MKPAVALLGIVLLLNTAFAAEETCVGRCGSFESQRKCQCDSMCVYYGSCCGDFDTVCPKKIARGDTFDETVDLSEAVTTFAPSPPTIFLPTLNPTLAPPLPNTTQGPTPAVDPDAAPCSGRPFDAFLQLKNGSIYAFRGEYFFELDDKSILPGYPKLIEDVWGISGPISAAFTRINCQGKTYIFKGNQYWRFDGDVLDEDYPRDISVGFDGVPDSVDAAFAIPAPSHRGKEKAYFFKGDKYYQYEFKHQPSHEECVQMSRSSPSVLFTRYTDLFCDQTWEDFFTELFGGSVSSHQMGARFITRDWQGIRPTVDAAMVGRVYLSPNPTPSSPPLRRRSSRKRKLSKKRAQQRRQSRHVLFDDLWGYDDWFDYSDFSIFEESPTPEPKSTPVQNVYFFKKDKYYRVNLQTKRVDSARPPYPRSIAKYWLGCKHEDTPDASRAEKR, encoded by the exons ATGAAGCCAGCAGTGGCTCTGCTGGGCATCGTCCTCCTTCTGAACACAGCCTTTGCTGCAGAGG AGACCTGCGTGGGTCGCTGTGGCTCCTTTGAATCGCAGAGGAAATGTCAGTGTGACTCCATGTGTGTGTACTATGGAAGCTGCTGTGGGGACTTTGACACCGTCTGCCCTAAAAAAA ttgcTCGTGGTGATACCTTTGATGAAACAGTTGACTTGTCAGAAGCAGTGACGACTTTTGCCCCGAGCCCACCAACAATTTTCCTACCAACTTTAAACCCCACCCTTGCCCCTCCCCTACCCAACACAACACAGGGGCCCACACCAGCTGTAGACCCTGACGCAGCACCCTGCAGCGGTCGACCTTTCGATGCTTTTCTGCAGCTGAAGAACGGGTCGATCTATGCATTTAGAG GTGAATACTTCTTTGAGTTGGATGACAAGTCCATCCTTCCTGGTTATCCTAAACTCATCGAGGATGTGTGGGGGATCTCTGGACCCATCAGTGCTGCATTCACACGCATCAATTGTCAGGGAAAAACCTACATCTTCAAG GGAAACCAATactggaggtttgatggtgatGTCTTGGATGAAGACTATCCGCGGGACATTTCAGTCGGCTTTGACGGCGTACCAGATTCCGTTGATGCCGCATTTGCCATACCAGCACCGAGTCACCGTGGCAAAGAGAAAGCCTACTTTTTCAAAG gGGACAAGTACTACCAGTATGAGTTCAAGCACCAGCCTTCCCATGAAGAGTGTGTCCAAATGAGCAGGTCCTCCCCATCTGTACTGTTCACACGATACACCGACCTCTTCTGTGATCAGACATGGGAGGATTTCTTCACAGAGCTCTTTGGCGGCTCAG tcagcagtcaCCAAATGGGCGCTCGTTTCATCACTAGGGACTGGCAAGGCATCAGGCCCACTGTAGATGCTGCCATGGTGGGGCGAGTCTACCTCAGTCCCAATCCCACGCCATCTTCTCCTCCATTGAGGAGGCGCAGCAGTCGGAAGAGGAAGCTCAGCAAGAAACGTGCACAGCAAAGAAGGCAGAGTCGTCATGTGTTGTTTGATGATTTGTGGGGTTATGATGATTGGTTTGATTACAGCGACTTCAGCATCTTTGAAGAGAGCCCCACACCAGAGCCCAAAAGCACCCCTGtgcaaaatgtgtattttttcaaGAAAG ATAAATACTACAGAGTGAATCTGCAGACAAAACGCGTGGACTCCGCAAGACCTCCTTACCCACGATCCATTGCGAAATACTGGCTGGGCTGCAAGCATGAAGACACACCTGATGCATCGAGGGCAGAGAAGAGATAG